In Paramormyrops kingsleyae isolate MSU_618 chromosome 18, PKINGS_0.4, whole genome shotgun sequence, the DNA window GCTAAAGCATTAAACAAAGTCTCTGTGGCAACTACAGTATGCAGAAAACGTCTTTTAGTCATTACCATTGCCAAGAAACAATGGGTTGTAAAGTAAAATcgaaatatatacagtacatcatttaaatgaaatataggCTATTTAGTAGACCTGTGTAAATAAAAGCACTTTATGAGGGCGCGGGGTGTCGctgtaatacagtacatatcTTTCGCGGATTATTAGGGAAGAATCCCTCCCTCTTTCAGGATCGTACACAGGGAGGCTGCCTGCTTTGTGTTCAAAGACGAATCGTTCACTTCTGTTAATGGGATTTCGGAATGCGTGTCAAAATGTTTTCTAGTGGATATATAGGATAATGTTGCACAGGTAATTGATGCTGCTCGGCATCTTTGGAAACAGTGCATTTTAATCATGGAGGACAGACAAAACGCAGTGGTTTTACGTTACATTCTACTACTGTGCTTTTGCAAAGGCGTTTTCACCCAGATACGATACTCGATCGCAGAGGAACAGAAACAAGGAACTTTTGTAGGAAACCTTGCTAAGGATTTGGGTCTTGATGTCAACCAGCTGTCGGAACGAAGCTTTCGGATTGTCTCGGAGTCTAAGGAACATCTTTTTCAGGTAAAATTATCCAACGGCGTGCTGTATGTGGACAGAAATATCGACCGAGAAACGCTTTGTGAAAAAAGCAGCGTCTGTTTGATTAacctgaaaacaatactggacaATCCACTGGAGATACATTATGTGGAGGTAGAAATATTGGATATTAACGACCACTCCCCGGTTTTTCcggaaaatgagaaaaaattAGAAATAGCTGAGACAACGCTGGCCGGAGCGCGCTTTGCTGTGGAGTCAGCGCTCGACCCCGACGCGGGGAACAATGGGCTCCGTCTGTACAAGCTTAGTCAAAACGACCACTTTGATCTAGAGGTAAAAAATCGCGGCGAGCACAAACTTCCATTCCTAATTTTGAAAAAACCACTTGATAGAGAGCAAGAACCGAAACTCACTTTAGTATTAACGGCATACGATGGAGGGAAGCCAGAGAGGTCTGGCTTTCTAAATGTTACCGTAACTGTCATTGACACCAACGATAACGCTCCAGTCTTTGAGCAGCAGGTGTACTCAGTAAGCCTAGATGAAAATGTCCCTTTGGGCACCTTTGTAGTGAGAGTGCGCGCCACTGATTTGGATGATGGCGCAAACCAAGAGATTATATACACGTTCGACAACAGCGTGCGAAATAAAGCTACGGATTTATTTACCTTGGATAGCAATACTGGTGAAATCCGGGTGAAGGGACTCATTGATTTTGAAGAAAAGGACACTTATGAGATTGATGTACAAGCAACTGACAAGGGTCCCGTCGCATTGAGTGGTCACTGCAGCGTCATCGTCAAAATCAAAGACGCAAATGACAACGCGCCGGTAATAGACGTGACGCCATTATCAAGCCACGTGCCTGAGGACGCAAGTCCCGGAACAGCTATCGCTCTTATCAGCGTGTCAGATCTGGATTCAGGTGATAACGGTGAAATTGTTTGTCAGCTGACGGGAAACTTTCCTTTTGAGTTAAAACCGTCATTCCGAAAAAACGCATATTCACTGGTTACCAGAACTCGCTTAGACAGGGAATCGGATGCAATTTACAAGGTAATTATTGCTGCCGTGGACAAGGGTGACCCGTCCTTGTCGGCTTTCAAAACTATCACAGTAGATGTGTCGGATGTCAATGACAATAGCCCTGTATTTTCTGAAAatccatatactgtatacatcgAAGAGAATAATGTTCCTGGTGCATCTTTCTTTGCTGTAAGTGCAAATGATTGTGACCAAAATGAAAATGCTGTAGTTTCTTATGCACTTTGGAAGGAAGAAAGTATAGTCACCTCCACATTATCTTATCTAAATATCAACCCAGATAATGGAAATATCTATGCATTAAAAAGCTTTGACTTTGAAGCATTGAAAACCTTCCAGTTCCAAGTGGTAGCTAAAGACTCCGGAACCCCGTCACTAAGCAGCAACGTCACAGTGAATGTGTTCATCCTGGATCAGAACGACAACGCTCCGCTCATCCTGTCCCCAGTCAGTGCTAACGGATCTGCTGACGGTGTGGTGGAGATTCCCCGCACTTTGAATGCGGGCCATTTGGTGACTAAAGTAAGAGCCTACGACCGAGATATAGGATACAATGGCTGGTTGTCATTCTCTCTGCAGCAAGTTACAGACCCCAGTCTCTTTGGTTTGGAGCGCTACACAGGAGAGATCAGGACACTTCGGCCATTCACGGAAACTGACAAGGCCACGCATAAACTGGTCGTACTGGTAAAAGATAATGGAAATGTCTCACTGTCAGCTACAGCAACTGTGGTTATTAACGTAGTGGAAATCAAAGAGGCGTTTGCATCATCCAATATTAAGAGCACAGTAAAGAAGGAAGAGGAGAACAACATCACCTTGTATTTGATGATCTCGCTGGGGTCGGTTTCAGCGCTTTTTGTATTCAGTATAATCGGCCTGATAGTCATGCAGTGCTCTAAACCTCCAGAATATTCCTCCAAGTACTCACGTGATTCCAATTATGTAGACACAAGCGGGAACGGAACTCTGTGTCACAGCATCCAGTACAGATCCGGAGAGAAACGATACATGCTAGTTGGACCCAGGACAAGTATTGGTTCTACTATTGTCCCTGGCAGTAATGGGAACACTCTGGTGGTTCATGAACACAGTCAGAGATTTTCTGGAGAGGTAAGGATGACTGCTGCCTGTTGCTACACTCTTACTAATTTGTTGCTGTTAGTCACTGGATGCTAAGTCGATTATAATGGTTACAAATTTACTCAGTGTTGACTTGGATGTTTCGTCTGGTATTTTAACTTATTCAGCATCATGTGAAATGACTACATGTACAATACCTTGGGTAACAAGTGCTGCTTTAGTAACGTCAGGGAAGTTCCAGCGAGTAGTGTGTTATTCCCTAGTGCATGCATTCATACAGGTTAATACAGCATTTTCagcacagtgtgcagtgatTATAGAGCGATTTTGCTTGCCTGTGTCCTTTTTGGTCATAGGGGCAAAACTTCAAGCTACTTTCTGGAGAGGTCGCTGTCCAGTATGTTAGTTCTGAAACAGAAAGTAAATGGATCAATGAAAAACGTAACGCACTCTAGTCCAAAAGCAGCAGTCTCCTCgtgattaaatataattataattaaatataatacaattaaatataaTCATATAAGTGATGCATAACATGTTAAACTACTTATAAAATTGATTCTCAAGAtccacacatatatatacactcacctaaaggattattaggaacacctgttcaatttctcattaatgcaattatctaatcaaccaatcacatggcagttgcttcaatgcatttaggggtgtggtcctggtcaagacaatctcctgaactccaaactgaatgtcagaatgggaaagaaaggtgatttaagcaattttgagcgtggcatgcttgttggtgccagacgggccagtctgagtatttcacaatctgctcagttactgggattttcacgcacaaccatttctagggtttacaaagaatggtgtgcaaagggaaaaacatccagtatgcggcagtcctgtgggcgaaaatgccttgttgatactagaggtcagaggagaatgggccgactgattcaagctgatagaagagcaactttgactgaaataacgtctcgttacaaccgaggtatgcagcaaagcatttgtgaagccacaacacgcacaatcttgaggcggatgggctacaacagcagaagaccccaccgggtaccactcatctccactacaaataggaaaaagaggctacaatttgcacgagctcaccaaaattggacagttgaagactggaaagatgttgcctggtctgatgagtctcgatttctgttgagacgttcaaatggtagagtcagaatttggcgtaaacagaatgagaacatggatccatcatgccttgttaccactgtgcaggctggtggtggtggtggtgtaatggtgtgggggatgttttcttggcacactttaggcccttTAGTGCCAATtgagcatcgtttaaatgccacggcatacctgagcattgtttctgaccatgtccatccctttatgaccaccatgtacccatcctctgatggctacttccagcaggataatgcaccatgtcacaaagctcgaatcatttcatattggtttcttgaacatgacaatgagttcactgtactaaaatggcccccacagtcaccagatctcaacccaatagagcatctttgggatgtggtggaacgggagcttcgtgccctggatgtgcatcccacaaatctccatcaactgcaagatgctatcctatcaatatgggccaacatttctaaagaatgctttcagcaccttgttgaatcaatgccacgtagaattaaggcagttatgaaggtgaaagggggtcaaacaccgtattagtatggtgttcctaataatcctttaggtgagtgtatatatatatatatatatgaatcttgagaatatatacatatatgaacttgaaaatcaatTTTATGATTAGTTTAACATGTTACgcatagcttatattaaagcgCCACATCTTTAGGAATTGGTCTTGTAAATAAGCCTTGCACCAGCATTTGGGTGCTGGACCACCGCACGCAACTCAGTTTGGTCGTATCTCGATATTCGAGCTGTCCATTACATATCCATTACTCGTTAGATGTGGACGGTGGGCCATCATTCGGCTGGCAGTGCTGCCCATTCCCCTGCACCTGTTACACTAAGCGATAGTACCGCTAACGACCCACTATGTCCGCTTTCAGGAGTCTCGCGATCAGTGTATATTATTTACTATGGACTTCGGACGTAAATGCAATGAAAGTGACTCGACATCAGACTGTAGGCCTACATTTATTTAGTAAACGACAAAGCAACGTGTATTGAGAAAGCAGAAGCAGCCTGTACCTGGAAATACTAGGGTTTTGAACCGGTAACCGTCCGATTACCGGCAAAGCGCCCAAACCTGCAGACTCCACATTGTTTTACCGACCTCAAACTTGCGCCTGGGACTTTCAACAACACAGCACGATCACCAGCTGACTGAGCTGTCCAGTCCTTTTGAGTGACGTGATTTTACCTGtaaaataaactaaattaaatGTATACATTTGGAATAATTTTGAATTTCAAGTAGAACGCATGTATTTTGGGTGGAAGCAATTTGAAGTGGAAACGCGAGGTGTCA includes these proteins:
- the LOC111834664 gene encoding protocadherin alpha-7-like isoform X4 is translated as MEDRQNAVVLRYILLLCFCKGVFTQIRYSIAEEQKQGTFVGNLAKDLGLDVNQLSERSFRIVSESKEHLFQVKLSNGVLYVDRNIDRETLCEKSSVCLINLKTILDNPLEIHYVEVEILDINDHSPVFPENEKKLEIAETTLAGARFAVESALDPDAGNNGLRLYKLSQNDHFDLEVKNRGEHKLPFLILKKPLDREQEPKLTLVLTAYDGGKPERSGFLNVTVTVIDTNDNAPVFEQQVYSVSLDENVPLGTFVVRVRATDLDDGANQEIIYTFDNSVRNKATDLFTLDSNTGEIRVKGLIDFEEKDTYEIDVQATDKGPVALSGHCSVIVKIKDANDNAPVIDVTPLSSHVPEDASPGTAIALISVSDLDSGDNGEIVCQLTGNFPFELKPSFRKNAYSLVTRTRLDRESDAIYKVIIAAVDKGDPSLSAFKTITVDVSDVNDNSPVFSENPYTVYIEENNVPGASFFAVSANDCDQNENAVVSYALWKEESIVTSTLSYLNINPDNGNIYALKSFDFEALKTFQFQVVAKDSGTPSLSSNVTVNVFILDQNDNAPLILSPVSANGSADGVVEIPRTLNAGHLVTKVRAYDRDIGYNGWLSFSLQQVTDPSLFGLERYTGEIRTLRPFTETDKATHKLVVLVKDNGNVSLSATATVVINVVEIKEAFASSNIKSTVKKEEENNITLYLMISLGSVSALFVFSIIGLIVMQCSKPPEYSSKYSRDSNYVDTSGNGTLCHSIQYRSGEKRYMLVGPRTSIGSTIVPGSNGNTLVVHEHSQRFSGENLSLHRLHHKDMI